A window of the Bacteriovorax sp. PP10 genome harbors these coding sequences:
- a CDS encoding NAD(P)-dependent alcohol dehydrogenase, which translates to MIPAKGMAVLKAKAPLVPYSFERRVPREHDVLIDIKFCGICHSDIHQARDEWGASNFPMVPGHEIAGIVSEVGSKVTKYKVGDKVGVGCLVDSCRTCVSCREGLENYCENGSTGTYNSTDRLTGDPTQGGYSNKITVDENFVLRIPDSIPLDVGAPLLCAGITLYSPLMHWKAGPGKKVAIIGLGGLGHMGVKIAHALGAEVTVLSQSLSKIEDGKRMGADHYYATSDATTFEKLQSHFDLIINTVSAKMDWNQYLQLLKRDGTLVILGIPEEEVALGAFPLIGKRRNLAGSLIGGIKETQEMLDFCDKHKIACEVEVIPAQKINEAYERVLKSDVRYRFVIDMSTLQ; encoded by the coding sequence ATGATTCCAGCAAAAGGAATGGCAGTATTAAAAGCAAAAGCACCACTTGTCCCATATTCTTTTGAAAGAAGAGTTCCGCGTGAGCACGATGTCTTAATTGATATTAAGTTCTGTGGTATTTGCCATTCAGATATTCACCAGGCCCGTGATGAATGGGGAGCTTCTAATTTTCCGATGGTACCAGGCCATGAGATTGCGGGTATTGTGAGTGAAGTCGGAAGTAAAGTGACGAAGTATAAAGTCGGAGACAAGGTTGGAGTGGGTTGTTTAGTTGATTCATGCAGAACATGTGTTTCTTGCAGAGAAGGGCTGGAGAACTATTGTGAAAATGGATCGACTGGAACTTATAATTCTACTGATCGTTTAACAGGAGACCCGACTCAAGGTGGGTATTCAAATAAAATTACAGTTGATGAGAATTTTGTTTTAAGAATTCCTGATAGCATTCCTCTCGATGTAGGAGCGCCTTTATTATGTGCAGGGATTACCTTGTATTCTCCGTTGATGCATTGGAAAGCAGGCCCGGGTAAAAAGGTGGCAATCATAGGTCTTGGAGGCCTTGGACATATGGGAGTTAAAATTGCTCACGCATTAGGAGCAGAGGTCACAGTTTTAAGTCAGTCCTTAAGCAAGATCGAAGATGGAAAACGCATGGGGGCCGATCACTATTATGCAACATCAGATGCGACTACATTTGAAAAACTTCAAAGTCATTTTGATTTAATCATTAATACTGTTTCAGCAAAAATGGATTGGAATCAATACCTGCAACTTTTAAAGAGAGATGGAACATTAGTGATTCTTGGAATTCCTGAAGAAGAAGTCGCATTGGGTGCTTTTCCGTTGATTGGAAAAAGAAGAAACCTTGCCGGTTCTTTGATTGGTGGAATTAAAGAAACTCAAGAGATGCTAGACTTCTGTGACAAACATAAAATTGCTTGTGAAGTAGAAGTTATTCCTGCACAAAAAATTAATGAAGCTTATGAGCGCGTTTTAAAAAGTGATGTTCGTTATCGTTTTGTTATTGATATGAGTACACTTCAATAA